The following coding sequences lie in one Zingiber officinale cultivar Zhangliang chromosome 2B, Zo_v1.1, whole genome shotgun sequence genomic window:
- the LOC122046369 gene encoding protein MAEA homolog: MDMAVDMAIDAAPNGDASAAAPAVAAAHTSTARLAQIAESLKLEHQLVRVPLEHLKKTIRSNYRLAEREFTAVLNSVAEASGSSDSRSMDETLTRLSSLVTRLQGLKRKLEEGGKVENVQVQRCRARLEHLGSVADADKLDDWKDARLNRILVDYLLRMSYYDSAKNLAETADIQELADIDVFFEAKRVIESLRNKDLAPALVWCAENKPRLKKSKSKLEFQLRLQEFIELVRANEHMKAIFYARRYLAPWAATNMKEMQRVVTTLAFRHNTECSIYKVLFEPTQWDYLVEQFKQEFCRLFGMTNEPLLNIYLQAGLTALKTPLCYKEACSKEDPLSQEGFRKLAEPLPFSKLHHSKLVCYISKKPMDHENPPLVLPNGHVYSTKALEEMSRQNDGRITCPRTGEVCNFTELVKAFIS; the protein is encoded by the exons ATGGACATGGCAGTGGACATGGCGATCGATGCCGCCCCAAACGGCGACGCCTCAGCCGCTGCTCCTGCGGTTGCAGCGGCGCATACCTCCACTGCCCGTCTTGCCCAGATCGCCGAGTCCCTCAAATTGGAGCACCAGCTCGTTAGGGTTCCCTTGGAGCATCTCAAGAAGACGATTCGCAGCAACTACCGCCTCGCCGAGAGGGAGTTCACTGCCGTCCTCAACAGTGTTGCTGAGGCATCCGGATCATCGGATTCTAGGTCGATGGACGAAACCCTTACCCGCCTCAGCTCCCTCGTCACCCGCCTCCAGGGCCTAAAGCGCAAG CTGGAAGAGGGGGGCAAGGTGGAGAATGTGCAGGTACAAAGGTGCCGTGCTCGGTTGGAGCATTTAGGTTCGGTTGCAGATGCAGATAAATTGGATGATTGGAAGGATGCTAGATTAAACCGAATACTAGTTGATTATTTGCTAAGGATGTCTTACTATGATTCTGCAAAGAACCTTGCAGAGACCGCCGACATTCAG GAACTTGCTGATATTGATGTCTTTTTCGAGGCAAAGAGAGTTATTGAATCTCTCCGGAACAAGGACCTGGCTCCTGCTTTAGTATGGTGTGCAGAGAACAAACCCAGGTTGAAGAAGTcaaag AGTAAGCTTGAGTTTCAACTGAGGCTTCAGGAGTTTATAGAACTAGTGCGGGCTAATGAGCATATGAAAGCTATTTTCTATGCCCGAAGGTATCTTGCACCCTGGGCAGCTACTAATATGAAGGAAATGCAGCGTGTTGTGACAACATTGGCTTTTAGGCACAATACTGAATGTTCAATTTATAAG GTCTTATTTGAGCCCACACAATGGGACTATCTGGTGGAGCAGTTCAAGCAGGAATTCTGTAGATTATTTGGCATGACTAATGAACCTCTACTGAATATCTATCTCCAAGCTGGCTTGACGGCCCTCAAGACTCC ACTTTGTTACAAGGAGGCTTGCAGCAAAGAAGATCCATTATCCCAAGAAGGCTTCCGCAAATTGGCTGAACCGTTACCATTCTCGAAACTGCACCACTCTAAGTTAGTTTGCTACATTTCCAAGAAGCCGATGGACCATGAGAATCCACCACTTGTTTTACCAAATGGCCATGTGTACAGTACTAAG GCTCTTGAAGAAATGTCCAGACAAAATGACGGCAGAATCACCTGTCCGAGGACCGGCGAGGTTTGCAACTTCACCGAACTTGTGAAGGCCTTCATTTCATGA
- the LOC122046367 gene encoding protein MAEA homolog: protein MDMAVDMAIDAAPNGDASAAAPAVAAAHTSTARLAQIAESLKLEHQLVRVPLEHLKKTIRSNYRLAEREFTAVLNSVAEASGSSDSRSMDETLTRLSSLVTRLQGLKRKLEEGGKVENVQVQRCRARLEHLGSVADADKLDDWKDARLNRILVDYLLRMSYYDSAKNLAETADIQELADIDVFFEAKRVIESLRNKDLAPALVWCAENKPRLKKSKSKLEFQLRLQEFIELVRANEHMKAIFYARRYLAPWAATNMKEMQRVVTTLAFRHNTECSIYKVLFEPTQWDYLVEQFKQEFCRLFGMTNEPLLNIYLQAGLTALKTPLCYKEACSKEDPLSQEGFRRLAEPLPFSKLHHSKLVCYISKKPMDHENPPLVLPNGHVYSTKALEEMSRQNDGRITCPRTGEVCNFTELVKAFIS, encoded by the exons ATGGACATGGCAGTGGACATGGCGATCGATGCCGCCCCAAACGGCGACGCCTCAGCCGCTGCTCCTGCGGTTGCAGCGGCACATACCTCCACTGCCCGTCTTGCCCAGATCGCCGAGTCCCTCAAATTGGAGCACCAGCTCGTTAGGGTTCCCTTGGAGCATCTCAAGAAGACGATTCGCAGCAACTACCGCCTCGCCGAGAGGGAGTTCACTGCCGTCCTCAACAGTGTTGCTGAGGCATCCGGATCATCGGATTCTAGGTCGATGGACGAAACCCTTACCCGCCTCAGCTCCCTCGTCACCCGCCTCCAGGGCCTAAAGCGCAAG CTGGAAGAGGGGGGCAAGGTGGAGAATGTGCAGGTACAAAGGTGCCGTGCTCGGTTGGAGCATTTAGGTTCGGTTGCAGATGCAGATAAATTGGATGATTGGAAGGATGCCAGATTAAACCGAATACTAGTTGATTATTTGCTAAGGATGTCTTACTATGATTCTGCAAAGAACCTTGCAGAGACCGCCGACATTCAG GAACTTGCTGATATTGATGTCTTTTTCGAGGCAAAGAGAGTTATTGAATCTCTCCGGAACAAGGACCTGGCTCCTGCTTTAGTATGGTGTGCAGAGAACAAACCCAGGTTGAAGAAGTCAAAG AGTAAGCTTGAGTTTCAACTGAGGCTTCAGGAGTTTATAGAACTAGTGCGGGCTAATGAGCATATGAAAGCTATTTTCTATGCCCGAAGGTATCTTGCACCCTGGGCAGCTACTAATATGAAGGAAATGCAGCGTGTTGTGACAACATTGGCTTTTAGGCACAATACTGAATGTTCAATTTATAAG GTCTTATTTGAGCCCACACAATGGGACTATCTGGTGGAGCAGTTCAAGCAGGAATTCTGTAGATTATTTGGCATGACTAATGAACCTCTACTGAATATCTATCTCCAAGCTGGCTTGACAGCCCTCAAGACTCC ACTTTGTTACAAGGAGGCTTGCAGCAAAGAAGATCCATTATCCCAAGAAGGCTTCCGCAGATTGGCTGAACCATTACCATTCTCGAAACTGCACCACTCTAAGTTAGTTTGCTACATTTCCAAGAAGCCGATGGACCATGAGAATCCACCACTTGTTTTACCAAATGGCCATGTGTACAGTACTAAG GCTCTTGAAGAAATGTCCAGACAAAATGACGGCAGAATCACCTGTCCGAGGACCGGCGAGGTTTGCAACTTCACCGAACTTGTGAAGGCCTTCATTTCATGA